From the Lathyrus oleraceus cultivar Zhongwan6 chromosome 4, CAAS_Psat_ZW6_1.0, whole genome shotgun sequence genome, one window contains:
- the LOC127137069 gene encoding uncharacterized protein LOC127137069, producing the protein MDVVREEQAAFKEEMDSIKSKIEQIFEAIQALARREEEARVAAAARNDALVQGVALQSGPSVPIPNPVIYSLLPGFVPPTEITHVPPPVHTSGVADGVAAQGPTIVNQVVIPRTNEELQDEFEMQNYNGATLVVIPTAAKDSEAILMCRDLAEKLRILEGHNSTRLRALEMCLVPDVDSLTGASLDWYMQLECSNIHTWVELAEAFAKQYKYNTDMAPNRTQLQSMAQKDSESFKEYAQRWRELAARVHPPLVDRELIDIFMGTLQGQYYERLISSVSTGFSDMVIMGERVEEGLKNGKIQGGSSSLPILKKPFNGFKRKEGETSAISSHRGRPPYKAPASVPYYQYPYVAAAQYLTMPYRPIAPVPIPAPVPHYHVPVPQYQAPQPQFQAPPPQHQQRNQQNNQPRPVQQQRPNQQRPYQRYNNVNTTPIPMTYTQLLPYLIQNGTVVPRALPPMPKPHKPWYIENARCSFHANSEGHTTENCKVFKLRVQELIDQKILSFADVPNVGNNPLPKHDSSGVNAIESSTDDGLIKDVFKLKTLLTVVRARLMEAELMNGVHDNCARVIQFTRAKIDEDVAVIVPVTKAVPWNYEPVFYVGNEPVILKEPNVTNIAGVSGVTRSGRVFSPEVIPNKESAPTIEPTKGKEANPPEEGEGSFKKAVTAEEDRELLKIIKKSDYKVID; encoded by the exons ATGGATGTAGTTCGAGAAGAACAAGCTGCCTTCAAAGAGGAGATGGACTCTATCAAAAGCAAGATTGAGCAGATCTTTGAGGCTATACAAGCTCTGGCTAGAAGGGAAGAAGAGGCTCGTGTTGCCGCTGCTGCAAGGAACGATGCTCTAGTTCAAGGGGTCGCTCTTCAGTCAGGACCTTCAGTTCCTATTCCAAATCCCGTTATCTACAGTCTTCTTCCAGGTTTTGTTCCACCGACTGAAATAACTCATGTGCCTCCACCTGTGCATACTTCTGGAGTAGCTGATGGAGTCGCTGCACAAGGACCTACGATAGTCAATCAAGTGGTCATTCCCCGCACTAATGAGGAGCTCCAGGACGAGTTTGAAATGCAGAATTACAATGGAGCTACTCTAGTGGTCATCCCTACTGCTGCCAAAGATTCTGAGGCTATCTTGATGTGCCGTGATCTGGCCGAAAAGCTAAGAATCTTGGAAGGACATAACTCAACCCGATTAAGGGCCTTGGAGATGTGTCTGGTCCCAGACGTG GACAGTCTAACTGGGGCATCTTTAGATTGGTACATGCAGTTGGAGTGTAGCAACATCCACACGTGGGTTGAGTTGGCTGAAGCATTTgcaaagcaatacaaatataatactGACATGGCACCAAACCGTACTCAGCTTCAGAGTATGGCCCAGAAAGACAGTGAGTCTTTCAAAGAATATGCGCAACgctggagagaattggctgcaagGGTGCACCCACCATTGGTTGATCGTGAATTGATTGACATTTTCATGGGTACCTTGCAGGGCCAATATTATGAAAGATTGATCAGTAGTGTGTCCACAGGATTTTCTGACATGGTGATCATGGGAGAAAGAGTAGAAGAAGGACTGAAAAATGGTAAAATCCAGGGAGGTTCTAGCAGTCTACCAATcttgaagaagcctttcaacggATTCAAGAGGAAGGAGGGTGAGACTAGTGCCATTTCTTCTCATAGGGGGAGGCCACCATACAAGGCTCCTGCTTCTGTGCCTTATTATCAGTACCCTTATGTAGCGGCTGCTCAATATCTAACCATGCCTTACCGTCCAATTGCTCCTGTTCCTATTCCAGCTCCAGTACCTCACTATCATGTTCCAGTTCCTCAATATCAAGCTCCACAACCTCAGTTCCAGGCTCCTCCACCTCAAcatcaacagagaaatcaacagAATAATCAACCACGTCCAGTTCAGCAGCAACGACCAAATCAACAGAGGCCATATCAACGATACAATAATGTGAATACCACTCCCATCCCAATGACTTACACTCAATTGCTACCGTATCTGATTCAGAATGGGACTGTTGTGCCAAGGGCATTACCTCCAATGCCGAAGCCGCATAAGCCTTGGTATATTGAGAATGCTAGATGTTCCTTTCATGCTAATTCAGAGGGTCATACAACAGAGAATTGCAAGGTGTTCAAGCTTCGGGTCCAAGAGTTGATAGACCAGAAAATATTATCTTTTGCTGATGTTCCAAATGTGGGGAACAATCCTTTGCCTAAACATGATAGTTCAGGTGTCAATGCTATAGAAAGTTCAACTGATGATGGATTGATAAAGGATGTGTTCAAGTTGAAGACTCTTTTAACAGTGGTCCGTGCTAGATTGATGGAAGCAGAATTGATGAATGGAGTACATGATAATTGTGCG CGGGTTATTCAGTTCACTAGAGCAAAGATTGATGAGGACGTTGCTGTGATTGTGCCTGT TACCAAAGCAGTTCCTTGGAACTATGAGCCTGTATTTTATGTGGGTAAcgaaccagtaatcttaaaagAACCAAATGTGACTAACATTGCTGGAGTTAGTGGTGTGACTCGAAGTGGGAGGGTTTTCTCTCCTGAAGTGATCCCAAACAAAGAAAGTGCACCAACAATTGAACCAACAAAGGGGAAAGAGGCGAATCCTCCAGAAGAAGGAGAAGGCTCATTTAAGAAAGCAGTGACTGCTGAAGAGGATAGAGAATTATTGaagatcatcaagaagagtgattacaaggtCATAGATTAG